The nucleotide sequence ACGCGACAATAGCTTCCTCTGAGAAACGAAGATTCGATGCCCACTGCTCCAGTCCCCGCTCCCGCAAAACCACAGCGCAAGCTAGGGCTGCGCGCCTGGATGGAGACCGTCCTTGTGGAATGCGAGCACGCCGCCGCGGGCTTCGAAGCAGATCCGGTTCACGATTTGCGCGTTGCCATCCGCCGCTGCCGGTCGCTCGCGGATGGATTGATGGCGATGGACCCAGACCCATCCTGGAAAGAAATGAAAAAAGCCGGGCGGAAAGTCTTCCAGTCTCTCGGCGGCTTGCGTGATTTGCAGGTCATGCAGCATTGGATCGAAAAAATCAGCGATGCAGACGATCCGGTCGCGATCAAGCTTCTCGCTCACGTGCGTACCCGGGAAATCGAATGCAAACAGGAAGCGTTGAAAGAACTGCAGCAGTTTGATCGTAAACAGTGGCGGCAATGGAGCCGAAATCTGCCGAGTCGGGCCGCGCTTGTGCGTCCGGGCAGCGTAGTGTTCCAACATCTCGCACTGGAGAAGTGGACTGCCGCCTATGGCCTGCACAAGCGGGCGCTTCGCACGCGCTCCCAGACGGCTTTCCACGAATTACGGATCGGCATTAAAAGGTTTCGCTACACGGTTGAGAATTTTCTGCCGTGCGAGCACGCCGCTTGGGGCGCTGACCTCAAAGACCTGCAGGATTTTCTTGGCGAAGTCCACGACCTCGATGTGCTGTGGAATACGGCGGTGCAGATTAGCGCTTTTCCCGATCTTGAACACCGCACGCGCTGGCGTCAAAAGCTTACGGAAGAACGCTCCAAGAGGCTGGAACGCTATCGCGAAAAAATGGTGGGCAACCAATCTCTGTGGCGCGTCTGGAGGGCGGCACTACCTTCCGGGCCGGACCTGCGTGCCGCGGCCATGGCCCGACTCCGGACCTGGGCGAGCTATCTGGATCCCGATTTCATGCACTCGCAGCGCGTCGCTCAACTGTCGCTCTCGCTGTATGACGGGCTGACGCAGGCGGGACTGCTGCCACCGAACCCGGAGCATGATTCCCGCGACGTCCTGCACGCAGCTGCATTGCTGCATGACGTGGGGAAGGCCAAGGGAGACAAGGCGCATCACAAAGATTCGTTCAAGATGATCCGGAACCTCACCCAGCCGCTCGGCTGGACGGCTCGCGAGCTGCAGCTGGCAGCTGTGGTGGCACGCTATCATCGCGGAGCCCTGCCGCGTCCGCGTAAAAAGAGTGTGCAGTTTCTCGAACTCGGAGATCGCCGAGTGGTTCTGCAACTGGCTGGAGTGTTGCGCCTCGCCAATGCGCTGGATACCCACAACGGCACCACGCCTCGTCTCAAGATCGCGCTCGATGACAAAACGATTCATTTGCAAGCGGCAGGTTACAACCCGCTCGACCGGTCGGCCCAACAGGTCGCGGCCGCACGGCATCTGCTGGAAGTGGTACTGCGGCGCCCGGTACTCGTCAGTTCTCTGCCGGATAAGGCAATGACCCCACCGCGAAACGCGAAGCTCGTGGATCGAAGCTCGTAGCTCGTAGCTGCTCCGGCACTTTTCAAAACTCCGATCATCATTCATTCTTAGCATGTGACTCACGCAAAACTGGTTTCGATGGCCGTGGCTTGGCTGCGGCGGTATCGCTGTGGAGTGGTGTTGTCCGAACAAGCCTGCGCCAGCGGCGAGATGCCCGACGCGATCGGGTGGAAGAAAGCCTGCCATTCGGTGCTGGTGGAATGCAAAGTGTCGCGCGGAGATTTCCTGGCCGATCGCGCGAAGCCGTTTCGCGCCAAGCCGGAAATCGGCGTCGGTTGTGAGCGGTTCTATCTGGCGGCGACAGGACTTATCCGAATCGACGAGCTTCCGGCCGGATGGGGACTGCTCGAAGTGGCAGGACGCGAGATCGAAAAGACGAAAGCCTCGGCGAAGAATCTGCGCACCCCGGTTGGATTTGGTTACGAAATGAATCTCCTGCTCGCGAGTTTGCGTCGCGTCGAAGTGCGCATCGAACCGCAAAGCATCACTGACTTCCTAAAGTGGAAGAACCGAATGGCGGAATATAACCGGGGCACCCTGCCTGAGGGGATCGTGGCCGCCGAAGAGGAATCCAACCTGTTTCTTGAACCCATGGCCGGGGATTGACGGTCAGACGCAATTCACCGCAGAGACGCAGAGAACGGCGAAGTCAATCAAGAGAAGCAGTCATGAGCTGTGCTCGGCGACCTCGGCGTCTCAGCGGTGAAATCGATATTTTGCGCAAAAAGAAACCGGACTGGTTGGTCCGGTTTCTGGAGCGTCGTGTGCGATGCGGTTACATCACGCGCGGCGCGCTGGGTATGGAGTTTGCCGATGTGGTGGCACCGGATATCCCCCTCGCCAGCAAAATCGTTCAGAGAGAGCGAGGATGCAGACACCCGGATAAGTGCATCTGGTTTGCCAGGGATCCGACTTCGACAAAAAGATCTAGGAATATGGGTAAAATGCTGATTTATAGAGGGATAAATGACGTAGTCCGGCGCATCTGCTGGGGTCGCGGCGAGCCAGCTTCCTAAGAAGGGTGTTCAAAACATTGCACACGTTTGTGTGCGGTCCAGTCGGGCCTAGATTTCCCTGCGTCCTTCCATGGCCTTCAGCATGGTGACTTCGTCGGTGTATTCGATGTCGCTGCCGACCGGGATGCCCATGGCGATCCGGGTCACGCGCAGGCCGTGGCGGCGGAGTTGCTGGGCCAGGTAATTGGCCGTTGCTTCTCCCTCGACCGTGGGGTTCGTGGCGAGGATCACTTCTTCGATCTGTCCACCCTGTACGCGGGTCAACAGGTTGCCGATACGGAGCTGTTCCGGCCCTACGCCATGCAGCGGGGAAATTGATCCATGGAGAACGTGGTACACGCCATTGAAATGCCGTGTCTTTTCCACGGACGCGATGTTGGTCGGTTCCTCCACCACGCAGACCAGTTTCTGATTGCGCGTGGGACTGCTGCAGTAGACGCAGGGGTCGACGTCGGTAATGTTGTTGCAGATGGAGCACAGGCGCAGGCTGGCCTTGACGTCCCGCACGGCGCCCGCCAGTGCTTCGGCATCGTCGTCGCTGGAGCGCAGGATATGGAACGCCAAACGCTGCGCCGTCTTGCTGCCGATGCCCGGCAGCTTTTTGAGTTCATCGATCAGCCGGGTCATCGGCTCGGCAAACTTGGACATAAGTTGATTTTTGTTGGTGATTAGTAATTACTGCTGTTCGATGTCGTGGGAGTCGTGGGCTTTGTGATTTTCAATTGCCAGATTGCAAATTACAAGTTGAGTCCCATTCCGCCCATCATTCCGCCTACGCTCGCTTGCATGGCTTCATCGATCTTGCGTCCCGCTTCATTCACGGCGGCCGTAACGAGATCTTGCAACATCTCGACGTCACCCGACTTCACGGCTTCAGGATCGATCACGATGCTGAGCACCTGTTTGCGGCCGTCCATCTTTACCGTGACCGTGCCACCGCCTGCGGATGCATCGACGACAGTCTCCTGCATCTTCTTCTGCAGCGTTTCGTACTGCTGCTTGGCCTGCGACATCAGTTCTTGCAAATTGAAAGACATAAGAAATTGGTAATTTCAAACCTTCCGCAATCAGCGATGCTGCTGATTTCCACCGCTAATTTACAAATTGATTCATTCCTTCTCTCGATAGTCGATGACGGTTCTGATTTCCGCTCCAAATTTTTCCTGCATGCTGCGGACGATCGGGTCCAGCTCAGCACGGCTACGGGCGCTTCCATTGGCGGACGGACGCCGCACGGGAGACGCAACTTGTGCCGATCCTCCTGGGAGCACTTGCACCTTCATCGGCCGTCCTGCTGCACCGCTGACCGCAGCGGAGGAAAGCCTGCGCGCATCGGCGGTGAACGACATATCGATCATCGTGCTCGAGAGCGCAACTTTCGCGATCAAGGCGTTTCCTTCCACGCTCCATTGCGCCGTTTCCAGCATGGAAACCAGCATGGGCTGTCCACCAAGCGCATTCAGGGCAACGTCGCGCAGGGACTCAGCATTCACTTCAGTCTTGGCTTCAGTCTTAACCTCACTCCTGGTCGCGATCTGCGGTTCGGGCGCTAGTTCCGCAACCGCCGCCATTTCAGCGACTGCCGGTGCCGCCGATCCCATGATGACCACGGCGCCTCCTGAACTGGCGGGACGCGCACTGCTGGAAGCGATGTCGTTCTGCGTTTCCGCCTTGGGCGCACCCTTGCGCGCGGAGTCGGCGGCAAACGGAGACACATAGTTGGAACGTGCCGGAACGGGTGGCTCGGTGCGGCGGACCTCACTCGGCGGTGCCAGCATGGGACGTCCCGCTGGTCGCGGAGTTGTCGAAGAAGCAGATGGCGCTACGTCACTCAGTAATTGTTCGAGCGGCAGCAATCGTTGCGCGTGCGACATTTTCAGGAGGCCCAGTTCCAGGTGGAAACGCTGATCCTGGCGATAGCCGAGTTCTCCGTGAGTCCGCAGCATGATCTGCAGGTATCGCGCCAGATCTTCTTCGCTGAAAAGATCGGCTATGCGTCCCGCTCGCGATCGTTCATCGTCAGAAATCTGAAGCAAGGGCGAATCCTTGCCGGCAATTTTTGCAACCGTCACGTTGCGCAGGAACCGTACCAACTGCCGGGCGAAGTGAGCGGGACTGTGTCCTTCGCTGATCAATTCATCGACCAGCAGCAATATCTTCTCGCTCGAACTCTCCGACACTCCCTGCATCACCGTTTCGAGAGCTCCCGCTGGGGCCGCACCAATCAGGCGGCGAACGGAATCGAGCGTGAGATGGTCGGCGGTCGAGGCGATGGCCTGATCGAGAATCGAGAGCGCATCACGGATCGAGCCATCCCCGGCCTCTGCCAATAGGGCCAGCGCGTCTTCGTCGGCGGGAATATTTTCGCGGCGGGTCAACTCGCGCAATTGACCGAGGATGTCTGCAAACTTGACCGCCCGAAAACTGAAATGCTGGCAGCGCGAGCGGATGGTTTGTGGAATATCTTCCGGCTGCGTTGTCGCCAGCATGAACACGACGTGCGACGGCGGCTCCTCGAGCGTCTTCAGAAGGGCATTGAAGGCGGCATCCGTGATCTGGTGCGCTTCATCGAGGATGTAAATCTTGAAGCGGTCACGTGCCGGGAGATAGCGCGCCGCTTCGCGCAACTCGCGAATTTCGTCGATGCCGCGATTGGTGGCGGCGTCAATTTCAATGACATCCACTGCGTTGCCGGCTCGAATCTCCGTGCAGGATTCGCAGATGCCGCAAGGCTCAGGGACCGGTCTTGCCGACGAACGGCAATTCAGCGCCATCGCCAGAATGCGCGCGACCGTCGTTTTGCCGATCCCGCGATGCCCGCTGAAGATGTAGCCATGAGCAATGCGTTCCTGCTCGATGGCATTTTTCAGAGTCTGGGTAACATGCTCCTGGCCGATGACGTCGGAGAATTTCTGCGGGCGATACTTACGGGCCAGTACCTGGTAGCTCATGAGGAATTTTTGATTATACAGGCTCCGAACGAGTCGCTCGTATGGCGAAAAGGCCGATTTTGCAACGAAAAATGGGGCACGGTGCTTGCGCGGAAACTCCGGGCGCGGTAGGCTTTTGCACTGGACCGATGCTGGTCGAATGCTGTTGTTCGGCACGTGATCTGGACCGTGGTCCGAACAAGGAGAAATGTATGCAATTGCGTCTGAGCACCCGAACCGTGGACGGCGTGTTGGTCGTGGATGGAAGCGGCCGCATTGTGTTTGGCGAGGAGTCCGCGAGCCTGCGGGATGCGGTGAAGAAACTGCTGAGCGAGAGTCCGAAAGTTGTCCTCAATTTGCGCGACGTGACGTATATCGACTCCGGCGGCTTGGGCACGCTGGTCTCGCTCTATACGACTGCCAAGAACGCCGGTGGCGCTTTGAAACTGGCCAGCCTCACGCAGCGCGTCGACGACCTGCTGCAAGTCACGAAGTTGGTGACGATCTTTGAAGTGTTCGAGAATGAACAGGCCGCAGTGGCGTCGTTCAAGTCGGCTGCGTAGATTTTCCGGGGCCTCGTTCGAGGCCCCAATTCCTTCATGATCCCGAAAATACTGTTCCTGTTAGCGCTCGTCTTTGCGGCCAGCGGATGGGTTTCTCCGCCCCTCGCGCTCGCGTTGGGGCTGGCGTTCGGACTTATCTTCGCGAATCCTTACCCAGAGCCAACCGCGAAACTCTCCAGGATTCTTCTGCAGGCGAGCGTGGTCGGGCTTGGTTTTGGCATGAACCTGCACGATGTCGTGCGTGCTGGGCGAAGCGGATTCGTCTACACCCTGCTGGGCATCGCGTTCGCAATGACCATCGGGATGGCGCTGGGGCGGTTACTCAACGTCCAGCGCATTCCAGCTTTTCTGATTTCAACGGGGACAGCAATCTGCGGCGGCAGTGCGATTGCCGCCGTGGGCCCGGTGGCAGGAGCCAGCAGTGAAGAAATGGCCGTGTCGCTAGGCACGATATTCGTTCTCAATTCCGTGGCTCTACTGACGTTCCCGTTCATCGGCGGATGGTTTCATCTTAGCCAGTCGCAGTTCGGCTTGTGGGCTGCGCTTGCGATCCACGACACGAGTTCGGTGGTGGGAGCGGCCGCGAAGTACGGTGCGGTGGCGCTTGCGGTGGGCACAACTGTGAAACTGGCGCGAGCTTTGTGGATCGTCCCTTTGACGCTCTCCACCGCGCTGGCTCGTCACGCGAAGGCGAAAATTCAGTGGCCGTGGTTTATCGCGCTCTTTTGCCTCGCGGCAGTCTGCAATACCTATCTGAATGCGGGATCGGCGATCTATCCATGGATCAGCAAGGCGGCGCGGATCGGTATGACGGTTACGCTGTTTCTGATTGGGAGTGGGATCTCGATCGGCACGCTGAAACAAGTCGGGCCGCGTCCATTGATTCAAGGAATTTTATTGTGGCTGGTGGTTTCGGTTACATCGCTCTGGCTGATCCGCATGGGCTGGATCGGGATCTGATGTCTAGAATCCCGCCCAAGCGAAGTTTGGACGGGGCACCTCGGTTTCGGACTAGTTCAAGTCCGATAGTTCCAGTAAGGACATATTGTTTGGAACGGAACTGTGGAGAGTTATAAGGGTGCGAATCTGTCCGGCAGTCAAGGGGTATGTCTGATCCGACCACCGAAATTTTGAGGCGTCCGTGGAATCGGTCACGATGACTTCATAGGTTGCTGCGGCCAGGTTTTGATAGTCGCTAGCCTGTTGGTACGCCAGGCTGGAAATTGTGGGCGTGACATTGGTGATGTCAGTTCCCGGAGTCACGATGTAAACGTCTACCAGCGGAGGATCTCCCGCTGTAGGACCGGACGCAGCGTGAATCAGGCGCAGCTTGATGTTGCCGGATGGCGGCGCACTGTTGTCGTCCGTCTTGAGCAGCGCGGCGATGGTTGGAGGAACGGAGTTGGCCAGCCCCACGATGAGTAGGGTGTATTTCTTCTGGCTGGCGAAGGCTATCGTTGAATTGATCAGGTCGGTTGTGGTTCCCGTGTCGCGCACTTCAATTCTTCGCGTGCCGGCGCTCAGAACGACATAGTCGCTTGCCGGCGACACATTCCCATAGGCCAGACCGGTTGCGACTGTTTTTCCGTCCGCCGCGACGTCCTGCGGGGCTGCATCCACCGAGGCGTGCACGAACCGCACCTGGGAGTGGTCTGTTCCACAACTCGTTTCTAGAAAACCAAGAGTCGCCACTGCCAGCAGCAGGACCGCACTTCTTGATGCCCGTGACATGTTTTTCTCCGGCGCCTTCCCGACCTGGGATGCAGATTTCGTGTTCCAGTTTTATCGATTCTATAATCTCTTGTACATTGAGCGCCGGTGAAAAAGCCAAGACCATTCCGTTTAACTACAAAAGCAAAATCGCCGACGGAAGCGAAACGCCTCCGAATCGTGTTCTGCATTCGCTCGCTTCCGAAAGGCCGGGTGTCGACTTACGGAGCCATCGCTCGAGCGGCAGGCTGGGTGGGCGCGGCGCGCCAGACGGCACAGGTTCTGCGGAAGGTGCCTGGACTGCCCTGGCATCGCGTGGTCGGAGCAGGGGGAGCCATCAAATGTCCAGGAGAAGCGGGCGCTGAGCAGAGGTTCCGCCTGCAGATGGAGGGCGTCAGCTTTCGCGGCGCGCGGGTGAACATGAAAGTGCACGAGCACAAATTTCCCAAAGCGCGTGCGCCTAAGTGAGAAGCGGCTTGCCGCGTCTCTACTGATAGTTCATCTGTCGTCTCAATGACCTGCTTCAGCGTGCTTCGGGAGTTGTCCTTCCAGGAGCTGGTGCAGACTATCAGCGGGGCAACGCAGCCCCACAAAGAAGCTCCCAAACAGCGCGTACACGGCGCTCACATGATCGAAGCGCATCTCGTAGATCAATTTCTTGAAGACCAGCGGATCGTCCGCAAATAAATCGACGCCCCACTCCCAGTCGTCGAATCCGATTGATCCAGTGATGATCTGCTTTACTTCGCCGGCGTACCGGCGGCCTACCATGCCGTGTTCGTTCATCTGGCGCTGGCGTTCTTCCATGGGCAGGCTGTACCAGTTCTTGTCTTCTCCGCGCTTGCGGTCCATCGGATAAAAGCATGCATACCGATTCGGCGGGATCGAAGGAAACAGGCGCGGTTTCATCGCTTCTTTCTGGCGGGCAATCGTTTCCCGGATAGATTTGTTCCATTCTTCGGAGTGCGGCTCAACTCCACGTTCGGCCAAGGCACGGTAGGTTTTCAGTGTCGATTCGTAGAGTCCGAGCTCGATAATCGATAAATAGGAGGTCGCCGTTTCCATGAACTCACTGAGGCGCAAGCGCCCAAGATCCAGTTCGGCCTGATTGAGATCGTCAAAACTTTCCCGGAAATGAAGGAACATCAGGTCGCCCTTGTGTCCGATCAGGGAAAACAGGGCCGATTGGCCATTCGTGCGCGATTCCATCTGCGCGAGCAGCTTTGAAGCTTCATCGGCGATCTGGCGACGCTCGCCTTCGGGTAGAGCGCGCCAGGCGGTCCAGCGAAAGCGCATCATCTGGTGCAGGGTGGAATATCCTTCGAGCGTCAACGGGACGGCAGGGAGTTGCCCCGAGGCTGCGGGCGTGCTCACCGGATGGGTGGGATTCATAGGCACATTGTAACTGGCGCTGCGGGGGATGCGTTGACCCGAAACGGGCAGTTTGTCCTGGTAAGGTACCCCAGCCGCCACGGTCCAGAGATTGCGGCACGGAGCGTCGGTATGCTACAAGCGCTATATGCGTAAATGGATGCGCGAGCGCATAACGCGCCGCAAAAAGGGTGATGCCAGCCCGCCGCAAGATCAGGCGAACGCGCCCGTCCCCTTGCAACCCAAGTATTTTGAGGCTTCCGAAGCCGCGCCCGAAGAACCGAAGAAGACGTCGAAAGTGGAGCGCGAACCGGAGCCTGCGCCGCACATCGAAGCCGAGCCGCCGGTCGCCGCTGCTGGGACAGAAGACCGAGCAGATGGCCGAGCCGAAGCTCGCCCCTCGCGCCGCCGCCGGGGCCGCGGAGGCCGCGGACGTGGCGCCCGCCCCAAACCCGCCGAAAGTGCTGTACAGCCAGCA is from Acidobacteriota bacterium and encodes:
- a CDS encoding YbaB/EbfC family nucleoid-associated protein: MSFNLQELMSQAKQQYETLQKKMQETVVDASAGGGTVTVKMDGRKQVLSIVIDPEAVKSGDVEMLQDLVTAAVNEAGRKIDEAMQASVGGMMGGMGLNL
- a CDS encoding DUF4397 domain-containing protein; this translates as MSRASRSAVLLLAVATLGFLETSCGTDHSQVRFVHASVDAAPQDVAADGKTVATGLAYGNVSPASDYVVLSAGTRRIEVRDTGTTTDLINSTIAFASQKKYTLLIVGLANSVPPTIAALLKTDDNSAPPSGNIKLRLIHAASGPTAGDPPLVDVYIVTPGTDITNVTPTISSLAYQQASDYQNLAAATYEVIVTDSTDASKFRWSDQTYPLTAGQIRTLITLHSSVPNNMSLLELSDLN
- a CDS encoding CHAD domain-containing protein, which codes for MPTAPVPAPAKPQRKLGLRAWMETVLVECEHAAAGFEADPVHDLRVAIRRCRSLADGLMAMDPDPSWKEMKKAGRKVFQSLGGLRDLQVMQHWIEKISDADDPVAIKLLAHVRTREIECKQEALKELQQFDRKQWRQWSRNLPSRAALVRPGSVVFQHLALEKWTAAYGLHKRALRTRSQTAFHELRIGIKRFRYTVENFLPCEHAAWGADLKDLQDFLGEVHDLDVLWNTAVQISAFPDLEHRTRWRQKLTEERSKRLERYREKMVGNQSLWRVWRAALPSGPDLRAAAMARLRTWASYLDPDFMHSQRVAQLSLSLYDGLTQAGLLPPNPEHDSRDVLHAAALLHDVGKAKGDKAHHKDSFKMIRNLTQPLGWTARELQLAAVVARYHRGALPRPRKKSVQFLELGDRRVVLQLAGVLRLANALDTHNGTTPRLKIALDDKTIHLQAAGYNPLDRSAQQVAAARHLLEVVLRRPVLVSSLPDKAMTPPRNAKLVDRSS
- a CDS encoding STAS domain-containing protein; amino-acid sequence: MQLRLSTRTVDGVLVVDGSGRIVFGEESASLRDAVKKLLSESPKVVLNLRDVTYIDSGGLGTLVSLYTTAKNAGGALKLASLTQRVDDLLQVTKLVTIFEVFENEQAAVASFKSAA
- a CDS encoding heme-dependent peroxidase; amino-acid sequence: MNPTHPVSTPAASGQLPAVPLTLEGYSTLHQMMRFRWTAWRALPEGERRQIADEASKLLAQMESRTNGQSALFSLIGHKGDLMFLHFRESFDDLNQAELDLGRLRLSEFMETATSYLSIIELGLYESTLKTYRALAERGVEPHSEEWNKSIRETIARQKEAMKPRLFPSIPPNRYACFYPMDRKRGEDKNWYSLPMEERQRQMNEHGMVGRRYAGEVKQIITGSIGFDDWEWGVDLFADDPLVFKKLIYEMRFDHVSAVYALFGSFFVGLRCPADSLHQLLEGQLPKHAEAGH
- the dnaX gene encoding DNA polymerase III subunit gamma/tau, yielding MSYQVLARKYRPQKFSDVIGQEHVTQTLKNAIEQERIAHGYIFSGHRGIGKTTVARILAMALNCRSSARPVPEPCGICESCTEIRAGNAVDVIEIDAATNRGIDEIRELREAARYLPARDRFKIYILDEAHQITDAAFNALLKTLEEPPSHVVFMLATTQPEDIPQTIRSRCQHFSFRAVKFADILGQLRELTRRENIPADEDALALLAEAGDGSIRDALSILDQAIASTADHLTLDSVRRLIGAAPAGALETVMQGVSESSSEKILLLVDELISEGHSPAHFARQLVRFLRNVTVAKIAGKDSPLLQISDDERSRAGRIADLFSEEDLARYLQIMLRTHGELGYRQDQRFHLELGLLKMSHAQRLLPLEQLLSDVAPSASSTTPRPAGRPMLAPPSEVRRTEPPVPARSNYVSPFAADSARKGAPKAETQNDIASSSARPASSGGAVVIMGSAAPAVAEMAAVAELAPEPQIATRSEVKTEAKTEVNAESLRDVALNALGGQPMLVSMLETAQWSVEGNALIAKVALSSTMIDMSFTADARRLSSAAVSGAAGRPMKVQVLPGGSAQVASPVRRPSANGSARSRAELDPIVRSMQEKFGAEIRTVIDYREKE
- a CDS encoding MGMT family protein — translated: MKKPRPFRLTTKAKSPTEAKRLRIVFCIRSLPKGRVSTYGAIARAAGWVGAARQTAQVLRKVPGLPWHRVVGAGGAIKCPGEAGAEQRFRLQMEGVSFRGARVNMKVHEHKFPKARAPK
- a CDS encoding putative sulfate exporter family transporter; amino-acid sequence: MIPKILFLLALVFAASGWVSPPLALALGLAFGLIFANPYPEPTAKLSRILLQASVVGLGFGMNLHDVVRAGRSGFVYTLLGIAFAMTIGMALGRLLNVQRIPAFLISTGTAICGGSAIAAVGPVAGASSEEMAVSLGTIFVLNSVALLTFPFIGGWFHLSQSQFGLWAALAIHDTSSVVGAAAKYGAVALAVGTTVKLARALWIVPLTLSTALARHAKAKIQWPWFIALFCLAAVCNTYLNAGSAIYPWISKAARIGMTVTLFLIGSGISIGTLKQVGPRPLIQGILLWLVVSVTSLWLIRMGWIGI
- the recR gene encoding recombination protein RecR, which produces MSKFAEPMTRLIDELKKLPGIGSKTAQRLAFHILRSSDDDAEALAGAVRDVKASLRLCSICNNITDVDPCVYCSSPTRNQKLVCVVEEPTNIASVEKTRHFNGVYHVLHGSISPLHGVGPEQLRIGNLLTRVQGGQIEEVILATNPTVEGEATANYLAQQLRRHGLRVTRIAMGIPVGSDIEYTDEVTMLKAMEGRREI